Proteins encoded together in one Archocentrus centrarchus isolate MPI-CPG fArcCen1 unplaced genomic scaffold, fArcCen1 scaffold_44_ctg1, whole genome shotgun sequence window:
- the gabrg1 gene encoding gamma-aminobutyric acid receptor subunit gamma-1, translating to MYPWLLLALLGVCSAIGPSKQEEEDYEEVPINKTWILSPKVYESDVTLILNKLLQGYDNKLRPDIGVRPTVIETAVYVNSIGPVDPINMEYTIDIFFAQTWYDSRLKFNSSMKLLMLNSNMVGKIWIPDTFFRNSRKSNAHWITTPNRLLRLWSNGRVMYTLRLTINAECYLKLHNFPMDEHSCPLEFSSYGYPKNEIMYRWQRRAVEVADQRYWRLYQFAFVGLRNTSDVAHTQSGEYVIMTIFFDLSRRMGYFTIQTYIPCSMIVVLSWVSFWINKDAVPARTSLGITTVLTMTTLSTISRKSLPKVSYITAMDLFVSVCFIFTFAALMEYGTLHYFTSNRQTKKAKASMNTQQKASSMVNIRPGTSLLQMNNIVPYHEEDDYTYECLDGKDCASFFCCFDDCRSGAWRENRMHVRVSKIDSYSRIFFPTAFGLFNLVYWIGYLYL from the exons ATGtatccctggctgctcctcGCGTTACTGGGTGTCTG TTCAGCAATTGGGCCCAGTAAACAGGAAGAAGAGGACTATGAAGAGGTACCCATAAATAAGACCTGGATCTTATCACCAAAGGTCTATGAGAGTGATGTCACTTTGATCCTAAATAAACTGCTGCAAGGATATGACAACAAACTACGGCCTGACATTGGAG TGAGACCAACAGTGATTGAAACAGCTGTGTATGTCAACAGCATTGGACCAGTGGATCCTATCAACATG GAATACACAATCGACATCTTCTTTGCCCAGACATGGTATGATAGCCGTCTGAAGTTCAATAGCTCAATGAAGCTGCTCATGCTCAACAGTAACATGGTAGGCAAAATCTGGATTCCTGACACATTCTTCCGGAATTCCCGAAAATCAAATGCCCACTGGATCACTACTCCCAACCGCCTGCTCAGGTTGTGGAGCAATGGGAGAGTCATGTACACACTGAG GTTGACTATTAATGCGGAGTGTTACCTTAAGCTGCATAACTTTCCAATGGATGAGCACTCGTGTCCACTGGAGTTTTCAAGCT ATGGTTATCCCAAAAATGAAATCATGTATCGGTGGCAGAGACGGGCAGTGGAGGTGGCGGACCAGCGGTACTGGAGACTCTACCAGTTTGCCTTTGTAGGCCTGAGGAACACCTCTGATGTGGCACACACTCAGTCAG GGGAATATGTAATCATGACAATCTTCTTTGACCTGAGCCGGAGGATGGGTTACTTCACCATCCAGACCTACATTCCCTGCAGCATGATTGTGGTTTTATCCTGGGTCTCCTTCTGGATTAACAAGGATGCTGTCCCAGCCCGGACTTCTCTAG GCATCACCACAGTGCTTACCATGACCACTCTGAGCACCATCTCCAGGAAATCCCTACCAAAGGTTTCCTACATCACTGCCATGGACCTTTTTGTCTCCGTCTGCTTCATCTTCACCTTTGCAGCTCTCATGGAGTACGGCACTTTGCACTACTTCACCAgcaacagacagacaaagaagGCTAAagccagcatgaacacacag CAAAAAGCATCAAGCATGGTGAATATCCGGCCCGGCACGTCGCTGTTGCAGATGAACAACATTGTACCGTATCACGAGGAAGACGATTACACTTACGAGTGTTTAGATGGCAAAGACTGCGCcagcttcttctgctgcttcgACGATTGCCGTTCAGGTGCTTGGCGTGAAAACAGGATGCATGTGCGAGTTTCCAAGATTGATTCTTACTCACGAATATTCTTTCCCACTGCCTTTGGTCTTTTCAATCTGGTTTATTGGATAGGTTATCTGTATTTATAA